The stretch of DNA AGGTGAGACTGAATACGCATTCAACTCCGATGTCCCAGAGCGAAATGTGATGAACGTAATGGATGCTTTTAGAACACCATATCGTATTGATATTATGCAACCTAAATATTACGTTATCGACGGTATTGAACAACTGTTTGAAATATCACAGATGGACTTAATGGGTATGGTTCGTGAAGCCATGAAGCTTGGGTTGTACCCACCAACGTTCCCACCTAAAAGCGCTGCTTAAACCTTATTTAAGGTTGAAGCGTATTAAACAAAGGCACTGACAGTGCCTTTTTGCTTTCTAGGTGTAAATAATTGTTGCCAAGAAAGACATGTTGTACATACAATTGCAAACTTACAAAAACACTTTCAGTTTTTCCTCGGAGCAATAATGCGGTTACAAATTGCCTGCCAAGACCGAATGGGCTTAGCAAAAGAAGTGCTTAACATATTAGTCGATCACGACATCGATTTACGCGGTATAGAATTTGATAAGATCAGTAAATGTCTTTATGTCGCGTTTCCAAAAATTGACTTTGAGCCGTTTCAGCAGGTTATGGCGGCGATTAGGCGCGTTGACGGTATAACAGATGTTAAAACAACGAGCTTTTTGCCTTATGAACGTGAGCACAATGAACTTGTAACATTGCTTAGAATCTTGCCAGACGGCGTTATATCAATTGATAGCAAGGGTCATATTTTAACGGCCAATCAAGCCTCGCTAGTTGACCTCGGTCTTGCTGAGTCAGATATTATTGGTCAGCCGGTACAAAGTATTCTTAAAGGTTTTAATTTTGTAAAGTGGTTAGACTCAAAAGAAGTTACCGGCCAAACATTAAAACTAACGGGAAATAATGAAGAATTTGTAACCGACATATTGCCAATTAATGTAACCGATGAAGATGGCAATGTGCAATTAGCAGGTGCGGTAGTTAACCTAAAATCACACAGTCGTTTAGGTCAGCAAATAAATGCCTTCCGTGACGATAATAATGAGTCGTTTAACGATATATTAGCCAACAGCACAAGTATGCGTCGAGTCATTCGTGAGGCTAAAAAAATGTCTCAGTTAGATGCTCCTGTGTTACTCCAAGGTGAAACCGGCACAGGCAAAGAATTACTCGCTAGGGCATGTCACGATGCCAGCAGCCGCAGTGAACATCCTTTTATTGCTTTAAGTTGTGCGTCTTTGCCTGACAATGTGGCCGAGTCTGAAT from Psychrosphaera aestuarii encodes:
- the tyrR gene encoding transcriptional regulator TyrR, with amino-acid sequence MRLQIACQDRMGLAKEVLNILVDHDIDLRGIEFDKISKCLYVAFPKIDFEPFQQVMAAIRRVDGITDVKTTSFLPYEREHNELVTLLRILPDGVISIDSKGHILTANQASLVDLGLAESDIIGQPVQSILKGFNFVKWLDSKEVTGQTLKLTGNNEEFVTDILPINVTDEDGNVQLAGAVVNLKSHSRLGQQINAFRDDNNESFNDILANSTSMRRVIREAKKMSQLDAPVLLQGETGTGKELLARACHDASSRSEHPFIALSCASLPDNVAESELFGFSGDAFDTKDTSGKRGIFEQANGGTVFLDEVSEMSAEMQTKLLRFLQDGTFRRVAEEKEVKVDVRVICSTQKDLSAMVQEGEFREDLYYRLNVLSITIPPLRERRMDINPLANHFVQKFATELGKRAPTLSKSCLEYIQSYPWPGNTRQLENCLYRAISISENDILEQSDLELPCYSNEFGYLDEGFEGSLDQAVKRFEASLLRKLYPAYPSSRQLAKKLGLSHTAIANKLRDYGINKKSTKV